GTGGTTTTGtcatgttctgtttttcttttctgctttgctttacaAGAAGATGCTCAGCTTCCTAAATTTAgctttattatgaaaaattGATAgccctgaaggaggctgtggggagagggggaagaacagaaaagcatcTCTTAGCGTGACCCAGCCGTTGCGTAGGACCGCAGCCAGCTTACCTTCCATCTTTGTGCTCaaatgctgtgctgcaggagcccagctccagcacaggcCGCTCAGCAGCGTGTAAGCGTGCACTAGAGACAGATTCTCTAACACTACCTCTTCCCCTCTATGAAGGGGAGTCTGCTGGCACTCGTACTGTCTTGCTTACCTCTAAAAAGCTGCATGGCAAGCTGATACTCACTTGGCCAGTCAGTGATCCCTCCTAAAATGGAAGTTGCCCTGAGTTAAGGAGCTTGGAAGAAGTTGGAGAGAATAGAACGGTGGTGGGGCACCGTCTTTGTATTGGTTGCTTCTTGGCATGGCTTTGCATAGGGAGTGCATCTGCATGTCCCCTTCACCTCtccagctggaggcagggctgcagggtgcaCCCACCGTCCCTTCTAACTTGTCTCGTATCTGGTTTCCTGAAAAGCCACAAATATAAAGAGCCTTGAGCTGAATTTTCAATACAACCATAAATCCGAAACGTGAATTAATATAAAGCTCTTGAAATCAATGTTCCCCATTAAATTGCCTTTCTACTTTTTCAGGAAGATGTAATGGAAATTCTTAgagtttttaaaactgtttttcaaaccATGTCTGACAGCTTTTTCTGTCACTGATTTTTTGTCCACAAACTTGAAGTTTGCTGCATATTATGATGAATGGTGTATATAAGAAATACTTCATGGAGTGCTAGTGCTTGCTCCTTTTTCGGAGCtaacttcctcctcctcccagagAAGCGTGCTTTTTGGTACGACTTAGCTCAGTCCATTGCATaaatctgctgcttttgttttagaaTCTAAAATCTATCTGTGTATGTTTCAACAGTATTTTCCAGAGGGTGTTTCTTCCCTCTTGTCATCACCTGACatagaaaaggttttaaatgtcatcattaaaatgctaaaataattaGAGTTCTCTGCTGATTAAGACAAAAGAGTTtgcataaatataaaacatGTCTACAGAAGGTGCTGATAGTACTTTTTGAGTGTTCTGTACAAGTGCTTTATCTTAAATACTTCATGGTAGCCTGAGGTAAATATTAAACACCTGTAAACAGGCAACCAAAAGGCTGTTCACCTTCTGGAGTGTAATCACGGAAGGCTTAGAGGTGATAAGTGACTTTAAGATCACTGTACTTACTGTTGGTCTTTGTCTTAATATGTATATTTCTCTTCAGAGCCATGTTCATGAGTGGGCTAAGTGAAAGTAAACAAACACATGTACACCTGAGGAATGTGGATGCAGCCACTTTACAAATTATCATAACTTACGCATACACGGGTAACTTGGCAATAAGCGACAGCACGGTGGAACAGCTTTACGAAACTGCCTGCTTCTTACAGGtaggaatgttttattttgagtaTGAAATAACTGCTTCTACtctctgaagcatttttttcttcatcttgttAAATAGTCTTTTCTGTTTAGTCATTTCAAAATACTCTTGCTCGGTTTTCTCAGTTCATGTACCCATCCCTCCTTGCTTTATGGACCCTATGGAGGCTGGAAGTAAAACAGTGCACTTTTGTAATATTTAGATAATTGGTTTCGCAAGCAGACGTAATCATGTGACGTACTTGATCTGTGTGAATCAGCTGAGTAAGTCACTGCCGtatttttgtgtatgtataGTATTCCAGGCCTAAACTCTGGTGTTCAACACTAAACACAGGTACTTTCACCTGCTGCTGATACGTGAAGGAATGGATTGTATGCAGTAATACTTAGtgtgtttcttctttgcatTACAGGTAGATGATGTGCTACAACGGTGTAGAGAATACTTAatcaaaaaaatcaatgcagaaAATTGTGTGCGTCTATTAAGTTTTGCTGATCTCTTCAGCTGTGAAGAGTTAAAACAGAGTGCTAAAAGAATGGTAGAGCACAAGTTCACAGCTGTGTACCACCAGGAGGCTTTCATGCAATTGTCACATGATCTACTGATAGATATTTTAAGCAGTGACAATTTAAATGTAGAAAAGGAGGAGACAGTTCGGGAAGCTGCTATGTTGTGGCTGGAGTACAACACAGAATCACGATCGCAGTATTTGTCCTCTGTTCTTAGCCAAATCCGAATCGATGCACTTTCAGAAGTAACGCAGAGAGCCTGGTTTCAAGGTTTACCACCTAATGATAAATCAGTGGTGGTGCAAGGACTGTACAAATCAATGCCCAAGTTTTTCAAGCCCCGACTTGGTATGACAAAAGAGGAGATGATGATATTCattgaagctgctgctgaaaacccTGGTAGTCTTTATTCGTCTGTCTGCTATAGCCCCCAGGCAGAAAAAGTTTACAAACTCTGCAACCCTCCTGCGGACTTGCATAAGGTTGGGACGCTTGTAACTCCTGATAATGACATCTATATAGCAGGTGGGCAAGTTCCTCTGAAAAACACGAAAACCAATCACAGTAAAAGCAGCAAACTCCAGGCTGCCTTCAGAACTGTGAATTGCTTTTACTGGTTTGATGCGCAGCAAAACACGTGGTTTCCAAAGACACCGATGCTCTTTGTTCGTATAAAGCCATCCCTGGTCTGCTGTGAAGGATACATCTATGCAATTGGAGGCGATAGCGTTGGGGGAGAACTCAACAGGAGAACTGTGGAGAGATACGATACTGAGAAAGATGAGTGGACCATGGTAAGCCCACTGCCTTGCGCGTGGCAATGGAGCACAGCGGTAGCAGTTCACAACTGCATTTACGTAATGGCACACAACTTGATGTACTGTTACTTTCCCAGGTCAGATGCTTGGGTAGAAATGGCTATGCGACAAACCAGTAGATgttttgcttcagctgctgcttttggtgaTAAAATATTCTATATCGGAGGACTGCATATTGCCAGCAATTCTGGTATAAGACTCCCAAGCAGTACTGTAGATGGGTCTTCCGTAACTGTGGAAATCTATGatgtgaataaaaatgaatggaGAATGGCAGCCAACATCCCTGCCAAGCGGTATTCTGACCCATGTGTTAGAGCTGTCGTCATCTCCAATTCTTTATGTGTCTTTATACGAGAAACCCACATGAATGAGAGAGCCAAGTATGCCACCTATCAATATGACCTGGAACTCGATCGCTGGTTTCT
This sequence is a window from Pelecanus crispus isolate bPelCri1 chromosome 2, bPelCri1.pri, whole genome shotgun sequence. Protein-coding genes within it:
- the KBTBD2 gene encoding kelch repeat and BTB domain-containing protein 2, encoding MSTQDERQINTEYAVSLLEQLKFFYEQQLLTDIVLIVEGTEFPCHKMVLATCSSYFRAMFMSGLSESKQTHVHLRNVDAATLQIIITYAYTGNLAISDSTVEQLYETACFLQVDDVLQRCREYLIKKINAENCVRLLSFADLFSCEELKQSAKRMVEHKFTAVYHQEAFMQLSHDLLIDILSSDNLNVEKEETVREAAMLWLEYNTESRSQYLSSVLSQIRIDALSEVTQRAWFQGLPPNDKSVVVQGLYKSMPKFFKPRLGMTKEEMMIFIEAAAENPGSLYSSVCYSPQAEKVYKLCNPPADLHKVGTLVTPDNDIYIAGGQVPLKNTKTNHSKSSKLQAAFRTVNCFYWFDAQQNTWFPKTPMLFVRIKPSLVCCEGYIYAIGGDSVGGELNRRTVERYDTEKDEWTMVSPLPCAWQWSTAVAVHNCIYVMAHNLMYCYFPRSDAWVEMAMRQTSRCFASAAAFGDKIFYIGGLHIASNSGIRLPSSTVDGSSVTVEIYDVNKNEWRMAANIPAKRYSDPCVRAVVISNSLCVFIRETHMNERAKYATYQYDLELDRWFLRQHISERVLWDLGKDFRCTVGKLYPSCLEESPWKPPTYLFSPDGADEFELDGEMVTLPPV